The following proteins are co-located in the Pirellulales bacterium genome:
- a CDS encoding MaoC family dehydratase, which yields MPRPTIASRIPDSFTVGQRVSFTRTFTDGDMALFIGATWDINPYHTDDTFAATTRFQRRIVPGLLPGSMATHLGGLWGFLATEMNMEFVAPVYVGDTITLEVEITAVEEPRGLVRAKCRWTNTEGVEVVRGGFAGYPARRKPA from the coding sequence ATGCCTCGACCGACCATCGCTTCGCGCATCCCCGACAGTTTCACCGTGGGGCAGCGCGTCTCGTTCACGCGCACCTTCACCGACGGCGACATGGCGCTGTTCATCGGCGCCACGTGGGATATCAATCCCTACCACACCGACGACACCTTCGCCGCCACGACGCGCTTCCAGCGCCGCATCGTTCCCGGCCTCTTGCCGGGGAGCATGGCAACACACCTGGGCGGGCTGTGGGGCTTTCTGGCCACGGAGATGAACATGGAATTCGTGGCGCCGGTCTACGTCGGCGACACCATCACTCTCGAAGTCGAGATCACGGCCGTCGAAGAGCCGCGCGGATTGGTGCGCGCAAAATGCCGGTGGACGAATACCGAAGGGGTCGAGGTAGTGCGCGGCGGATTTGCCGGGTACCCCGCACGGCGCAAGCCGGCGTGA